A stretch of the Saccharicrinis carchari genome encodes the following:
- a CDS encoding sirohydrochlorin cobaltochelatase, producing the protein MTKKTEQKRGILLVAFGTSHSEAAIVFEHIENRVKIEFPDAEVHWAYTSKIIRKILSARGRHINSPSQALAKMGDEGFTHVAVQSLHIVPGEEYDNLKLTVQAFKKIPKALAAVELGTPLLFLHTDIQKMAAIVHQTFGKYTDNSSVLILMGHGTSHASNVFYPGFQYYLSKKSDSYFMATIDGYPELRHIVPDLKKKGIKKVTLAPFLSVAGDHAKNDMAGKGEHSWKSILLKEGFVVDIIQKGLAEYQEVVNIWLEHLKVAYSKLR; encoded by the coding sequence ATGACAAAAAAAACAGAACAAAAACGTGGGATATTGTTGGTTGCATTCGGAACCAGCCATTCCGAAGCAGCTATAGTTTTTGAGCATATCGAAAACAGGGTGAAGATTGAATTTCCCGACGCGGAGGTGCATTGGGCCTATACCTCAAAAATAATCCGAAAAATTCTGAGTGCCCGAGGGCGACACATAAATTCACCTTCTCAGGCCTTAGCAAAAATGGGGGACGAGGGATTTACGCATGTTGCGGTGCAATCGTTACACATTGTACCCGGTGAGGAATATGATAATCTGAAATTAACTGTTCAAGCCTTTAAAAAAATACCCAAAGCCTTAGCAGCTGTAGAGTTGGGCACGCCACTTTTATTTTTGCACACAGATATTCAAAAAATGGCTGCCATTGTCCACCAAACCTTTGGCAAATATACCGATAACAGTAGCGTTTTGATACTGATGGGGCACGGAACTTCTCACGCTTCTAATGTTTTTTATCCTGGTTTTCAATACTACCTTAGTAAAAAATCAGATAGTTACTTTATGGCTACCATTGATGGTTATCCGGAACTGAGACATATAGTGCCGGATTTAAAGAAAAAAGGCATTAAGAAGGTAACGCTTGCTCCGTTTTTATCCGTTGCCGGCGACCATGCCAAAAATGATATGGCAGGGAAGGGTGAGCATTCGTGGAAATCCATACTATTAAAGGAAGGGTTTGTAGTGGATATTATTCAGAAAGGATTGGCAGAATATCAGGAGGTGGTAAATATTTGGTTGGAGCATTTGAAGGTGGCATACAGTAAATTACGTTAA
- a CDS encoding response regulator has protein sequence MSENISSSLNQNWGDKVILVVEDVDTNKIFFDAALRKTNATILWAKDGLEAVEMYKENRIDLVLMDLQLPIMDGYTATREIKKIDSTVPIIAQTAHVMSGEREKCLEAGCNDYLAKPIRLQTLMETLSKYLNN, from the coding sequence ATGAGCGAAAACATAAGCAGTTCCTTAAACCAAAATTGGGGAGATAAAGTCATCCTGGTTGTTGAGGATGTAGATACCAACAAGATTTTTTTTGATGCAGCACTCAGAAAAACGAATGCTACCATTCTTTGGGCCAAGGACGGTCTGGAAGCAGTTGAAATGTACAAAGAAAATCGCATCGATTTGGTTTTGATGGATTTGCAACTTCCGATAATGGATGGCTATACCGCAACCCGCGAAATAAAAAAAATTGATAGCACCGTACCCATTATTGCACAAACAGCACATGTTATGTCGGGCGAAAGAGAAAAATGCTTAGAAGCCGGATGCAACGATTACCTGGCAAAACCAATCCGACTTCAAACTTTAATGGAAACCTTATCGAAATACCTTAACAACTAA
- the arfB gene encoding alternative ribosome rescue aminoacyl-tRNA hydrolase ArfB: MNLEPEISFSASRSSGPGGQNVNKVNTRIIARLDVMASQILSEKQKSTLVHKLKNRINKEGELIIACEETRSQLRNKEMAIELLHQLIAQALKPATKRKPTQPTRSSKLKRLQNKKIRSQRKENRRRPDV; this comes from the coding sequence ATGAACCTCGAACCTGAAATATCTTTTTCTGCATCGCGTAGTTCCGGCCCGGGCGGGCAAAACGTAAACAAGGTGAACACCCGTATTATTGCACGTTTAGACGTGATGGCTTCGCAAATACTAAGCGAAAAGCAAAAAAGTACCCTAGTGCACAAACTAAAAAATCGTATAAACAAAGAGGGGGAGTTAATTATTGCCTGTGAAGAGACGCGATCGCAGCTCCGAAACAAGGAAATGGCCATTGAGCTGCTCCATCAACTGATTGCCCAGGCATTAAAACCGGCCACAAAACGAAAACCCACCCAACCCACACGCAGCTCAAAGCTTAAACGCTTACAAAACAAAAAAATACGTAGCCAACGAAAAGAAAACCGCCGGAGACCCGATGTATAG
- a CDS encoding SIR2 family NAD-dependent protein deacylase has protein sequence MIDKVVELLKKSKYTIAFTGAGISVESGVPPFRGDQGIWNRYNPQLLELDYFLANPEPSWKAIREIFYDFFTDAKPNSAHVVLAKLEELGILKAVVTQNIDDLHFKAGSKEVYEFHGNSQKLKCLKCGWTVNAHEADLNLLPPACVKCGGLLKPDFIFFGEGIPPLAYQKSFEAARNTDLVLVIGSTGEVMPACQVPYEAKRKGATVVEINPGESNFTHQITDIHLKMGAGKAMELIGEQFAQ, from the coding sequence ATGATTGATAAAGTTGTTGAGTTATTAAAAAAATCAAAATATACCATTGCTTTTACTGGCGCAGGTATCTCGGTGGAGAGTGGTGTGCCTCCGTTTAGGGGCGATCAGGGTATTTGGAACAGGTATAATCCACAACTATTGGAGTTGGACTATTTTTTAGCCAATCCTGAACCTTCGTGGAAAGCCATACGCGAAATTTTTTATGATTTTTTTACTGATGCCAAACCCAATTCGGCCCATGTTGTTTTGGCAAAGCTCGAAGAGTTGGGAATTCTTAAGGCCGTAGTAACCCAAAATATTGATGATTTGCATTTTAAAGCGGGCAGCAAAGAGGTGTACGAGTTTCATGGTAATTCGCAAAAACTCAAGTGCTTAAAGTGTGGGTGGACAGTAAATGCGCACGAGGCAGATTTAAACCTGCTTCCACCTGCTTGCGTAAAATGTGGCGGACTTTTAAAACCGGATTTCATATTTTTTGGCGAAGGTATCCCACCTTTGGCTTATCAAAAAAGCTTTGAGGCAGCCCGTAATACCGACCTTGTGCTGGTGATAGGTTCAACCGGGGAGGTGATGCCTGCATGTCAGGTACCCTACGAAGCAAAAAGAAAGGGGGCTACCGTTGTGGAGATTAATCCCGGCGAATCAAATTTTACGCACCAAATTACTGATATTCATTTAAAAATGGGTGCAGGCAAGGCAATGGAGTTAATAGGAGAGCAATTTGCTCAATAG
- a CDS encoding Gfo/Idh/MocA family oxidoreductase yields MKKLKNKLFLLMKTNRRKFLKTAGALSLFTVVPRHVLGRGFIPPSDQLTKGIIGVGGMGRNHFNYDGTRLVAICDVDSKHLAIAAKKAKDKVSQYADFRELIMDKNVDIVHIATPPHWHGIMAVEAAKAGKDIFCEKPMTRTIGEGERVKEAIRQHGNIFRLNTWFRFRDNFYGLGTPVKPLKKLVNSGMLGWPLKVTISKHTGFDWKFYWVGKNHLEPQPVPRELDYNAWLGPAPHKPYNSHRVHSTFRGYWDYDAGGLGDMGQHYIDPVQYLLGKDSTSPVKVEVDAPQQHPDAVGTWRSITYTYDDGCQIVLWGGEYGTPDTPYIAGPKGNVYKNFVCDIPNWKKKLADYPEPETQNTDFVECIKSRQKYALNEINGHASATVVNMGAIALRLNRTLHFDPAKQTFIGDDEANRLANPPMRSPWHI; encoded by the coding sequence ATGAAAAAATTAAAAAACAAATTGTTTTTGCTCATGAAAACCAACAGACGCAAATTTTTAAAAACGGCAGGGGCGCTTTCCCTGTTCACGGTGGTTCCCCGTCATGTGTTGGGGAGAGGCTTCATCCCACCCAGCGATCAGCTCACCAAAGGCATCATCGGTGTAGGCGGAATGGGACGCAACCACTTTAACTACGATGGTACACGCCTGGTTGCCATCTGCGATGTGGACAGCAAGCACCTGGCCATAGCCGCTAAAAAAGCCAAGGACAAAGTGTCGCAATATGCCGATTTCCGTGAATTGATCATGGACAAGAACGTAGATATCGTACACATTGCCACCCCACCCCATTGGCACGGCATTATGGCTGTGGAGGCCGCCAAGGCCGGAAAAGACATCTTTTGCGAAAAACCCATGACCCGCACCATCGGCGAAGGGGAGAGGGTTAAGGAAGCCATCCGACAACATGGCAATATCTTCCGGCTGAACACCTGGTTCCGTTTTAGGGATAACTTTTATGGCTTGGGCACTCCCGTTAAACCGCTTAAAAAATTGGTGAACAGCGGCATGCTGGGTTGGCCCCTCAAGGTAACCATCAGCAAGCACACCGGTTTCGACTGGAAATTTTATTGGGTGGGCAAAAACCATCTCGAGCCTCAGCCTGTACCCCGCGAGCTCGATTACAACGCCTGGTTAGGGCCGGCACCGCACAAACCGTACAACAGCCATAGAGTTCACAGCACCTTCCGTGGCTATTGGGACTACGATGCGGGCGGACTGGGCGATATGGGCCAACATTATATCGACCCCGTACAATACCTTTTGGGCAAGGACAGCACCAGCCCAGTTAAGGTTGAGGTGGATGCCCCGCAGCAGCACCCCGATGCAGTGGGCACCTGGCGCTCCATCACATACACCTACGACGACGGCTGCCAGATAGTACTTTGGGGCGGCGAGTATGGTACCCCCGATACCCCTTATATTGCAGGGCCAAAAGGAAATGTATATAAAAATTTTGTGTGCGACATACCCAATTGGAAAAAAAAGCTGGCCGACTACCCGGAGCCCGAAACACAGAACACCGATTTTGTAGAATGCATTAAATCACGCCAGAAGTATGCCCTGAACGAGATCAACGGACATGCTTCGGCCACGGTGGTAAATATGGGTGCCATAGCCCTTCGGCTAAACCGGACGCTCCATTTCGATCCCGCAAAACAAACATTCATCGGCGACGATGAAGCCAATCGCTTGGCCAATCCGCCCATGCGTTCACCCTGGCACATCTAA
- a CDS encoding family 16 glycoside hydrolase, with protein MKQTFILILLSLFVLTGTQAQHAKNRSVSTVIADALAQLPADKQDKYKHTIQDLMATGEEGILNLVSRMQPPGAESNEAIEFALSGWTHNASMDESQRSLTEKAYLKALETTDVPETLAFIIRQLERIGQEESITPLTAYLQNESLSNPAAQALAAMSNPKADAALLSSLQRTKTEAIRITLVNTIGQRGYKKAEPVLLSMLKAAPSMQLEGALLMALGQTGSKASLKTLRKNAEKAGFGYDKTGATNAYVALLNRLAGQGESKTAAKEAGRLLTKATALNKQELRIAALNILMASPQSNTDVLLSKALNDAHLDYVTKALSFYINNGGHNNQLILDRLPSANPIAKTAILYWLGNQRLEAGIPAVVNALNNNDKNIQKAAISSAEKLGGPQILEGLTQLLQSNDREVISLAKEALSTYKGNMAPSLGKAFPQVGQAGKVAILQLLASRRSADQYNLVRSQLTADDTALRLAAFEALPYVVSAQNLDELFGMLESSDTPNRAAIQKAINIALSSQSPEEQLKKIQAQMENNSEKKHLYYAMLAHTGAKGALDLLMNDYSSASGESKAAVFEAFTQWPDFEAIHPLLSIARNSDESTEVIKAVDAIVNLISRSQQTGEVRTIFLREALQLAKTDRQKKEILKLLGNTGTFQALLSLEQYLDNTDLMETAAQAVMNIALNNKAYAGSVATRMLNKVSTVLNNPDAGYQRQAIKKYLDENPNQGGYVSMFNGKNLDGWQGLVGNPLTRAKMSKKELAVKQIIANKAMTKNWSVKDGTIVFDGKGANLCSVKKYGDFEMLVDWRITKGGDSGIYLRGSPQVQIWDTALVEVGAQVGSGGLYNNQKHPSIPLKVADNRVGEWNSFYIKMIGEKVTVILNGELVVDNVTMENYWDRKQPIFPIEAIELQAHGNELAFRDIYVREINTVTYAMTEEEEQEGFTALFDGSNLNHWTGNTTDYIIEEGNIVIRPSKGSGGNLYTKKEYDDFVFRFEFQLTPGANNGLGIRTPMEGDAAYVGMELQILDNTAPIYAELDDFQYHASVYGIIPAKRGYLKPVGEWNTQEVIANGDHIKITLNGTVILNGNLREATKNGTADGKEHPGLFNKKGHIGFLGHGSVVKFRNIRIKEL; from the coding sequence ATGAAACAAACATTTATATTAATTCTACTCAGTCTTTTTGTCCTAACGGGGACACAGGCACAGCATGCCAAAAACCGCAGCGTTTCAACGGTGATTGCCGATGCCTTAGCACAGCTACCTGCCGACAAGCAGGATAAATACAAACACACCATTCAGGATCTGATGGCCACCGGCGAAGAGGGTATTCTGAACCTGGTGAGCAGGATGCAGCCTCCGGGAGCGGAGAGCAATGAAGCCATAGAGTTTGCCCTAAGTGGCTGGACCCATAATGCTTCTATGGACGAATCCCAACGATCGCTTACCGAAAAAGCTTATCTCAAAGCCCTGGAAACCACGGATGTACCCGAAACCCTAGCCTTTATTATTCGTCAGCTCGAACGGATAGGACAAGAGGAGAGCATTACTCCTCTCACCGCCTATCTCCAAAACGAAAGCTTGTCCAACCCCGCAGCGCAGGCGCTTGCCGCCATGAGCAATCCCAAAGCCGATGCGGCATTGTTATCCTCTTTACAGAGGACCAAAACTGAAGCCATCCGCATAACCCTGGTCAATACCATCGGCCAAAGAGGGTATAAAAAAGCTGAACCCGTTCTGTTATCTATGCTTAAAGCTGCCCCGTCAATGCAATTAGAAGGCGCGCTATTGATGGCCCTTGGGCAAACCGGTTCAAAAGCCTCGCTTAAAACACTCCGTAAAAACGCCGAGAAGGCTGGCTTCGGTTATGACAAAACGGGCGCTACCAACGCTTATGTGGCCCTGTTGAACAGATTGGCCGGGCAGGGAGAATCAAAAACCGCCGCAAAAGAAGCCGGCAGATTACTTACCAAAGCCACGGCATTGAACAAACAGGAGCTGCGCATCGCCGCGCTGAACATTTTAATGGCCTCGCCCCAATCCAATACAGATGTTCTGCTATCAAAGGCTCTTAACGACGCGCATCTGGATTATGTTACCAAAGCATTGAGCTTTTACATTAACAACGGTGGCCATAACAATCAGCTGATTCTCGACCGGCTCCCTTCCGCCAATCCCATTGCAAAAACCGCCATCCTCTATTGGCTGGGCAACCAACGGTTGGAAGCAGGTATTCCCGCTGTTGTCAATGCGCTCAACAACAATGATAAGAACATCCAAAAAGCAGCCATCAGCTCCGCCGAAAAACTAGGCGGACCCCAAATTCTCGAAGGCCTCACCCAATTACTGCAAAGTAACGATAGGGAAGTTATTTCGCTGGCCAAAGAAGCACTTTCTACCTACAAAGGCAACATGGCTCCATCGTTGGGGAAAGCTTTCCCGCAAGTTGGCCAGGCAGGTAAAGTAGCCATACTCCAGCTGTTGGCCAGTCGCCGCTCGGCCGACCAATACAATCTGGTGCGCAGTCAACTGACGGCAGATGATACTGCACTTAGGTTAGCCGCTTTTGAGGCTTTGCCCTACGTAGTTTCAGCGCAAAATCTGGACGAGCTCTTTGGTATGCTTGAATCATCCGATACCCCAAACAGGGCAGCCATCCAAAAAGCCATCAACATAGCGCTTTCGTCACAAAGCCCGGAAGAGCAGCTTAAAAAGATTCAGGCACAGATGGAAAATAACAGCGAAAAAAAGCACCTCTATTATGCAATGTTGGCTCATACCGGTGCAAAAGGGGCACTGGACTTGTTGATGAACGATTACTCAAGTGCTTCGGGCGAATCCAAGGCCGCGGTTTTTGAGGCTTTTACCCAATGGCCTGACTTTGAGGCAATCCACCCACTGCTCTCCATTGCCCGAAACAGCGATGAATCCACCGAGGTAATAAAAGCAGTAGATGCCATCGTAAACCTGATTTCCCGTTCGCAGCAAACCGGCGAAGTGCGTACTATCTTTTTACGCGAAGCCCTGCAATTGGCCAAAACCGATAGGCAGAAGAAGGAAATTTTAAAGCTATTGGGTAACACAGGTACTTTTCAGGCACTTCTTTCCCTTGAACAATATTTAGACAACACTGATTTAATGGAGACTGCTGCACAAGCTGTTATGAACATTGCTTTAAACAACAAGGCCTACGCCGGAAGTGTAGCTACCCGAATGCTCAACAAAGTTAGCACAGTTTTAAACAACCCCGATGCCGGATACCAGCGCCAAGCCATTAAAAAGTACCTGGACGAAAACCCCAACCAGGGCGGTTACGTTTCCATGTTTAACGGCAAGAACCTGGACGGCTGGCAGGGCTTGGTGGGCAACCCTCTTACACGCGCAAAAATGAGCAAAAAGGAATTGGCGGTCAAGCAAATTATAGCCAACAAAGCAATGACCAAAAACTGGAGCGTTAAAGATGGTACCATCGTATTCGACGGCAAGGGGGCCAACCTGTGTTCGGTAAAAAAATATGGCGACTTTGAGATGCTCGTGGATTGGAGAATTACCAAAGGTGGCGACAGCGGTATTTACCTGCGTGGTTCGCCCCAGGTTCAGATTTGGGACACGGCCCTGGTAGAAGTTGGCGCTCAGGTAGGTTCCGGCGGACTTTACAATAACCAGAAACACCCCAGCATACCGCTGAAGGTAGCCGACAACCGTGTAGGCGAATGGAACAGCTTTTATATTAAAATGATAGGCGAAAAGGTAACTGTAATTCTTAATGGCGAACTGGTGGTGGATAACGTAACGATGGAAAATTACTGGGACCGCAAACAGCCTATCTTCCCCATTGAAGCCATTGAGCTACAGGCACACGGCAACGAATTAGCTTTCCGGGATATTTATGTGCGCGAAATAAACACAGTAACCTACGCCATGACTGAAGAGGAGGAGCAGGAAGGGTTCACGGCTCTCTTCGACGGATCCAATTTAAACCATTGGACCGGGAATACCACTGATTATATTATCGAAGAAGGCAACATCGTTATTCGCCCCAGCAAGGGATCCGGTGGTAATCTTTACACTAAAAAAGAGTACGACGACTTTGTTTTCCGTTTCGAGTTTCAGCTCACACCCGGAGCCAACAACGGCCTGGGCATTCGAACACCCATGGAAGGCGATGCCGCATACGTGGGTATGGAACTTCAGATACTGGACAATACGGCACCCATATATGCCGAGCTGGACGATTTCCAATACCATGCCTCGGTATATGGCATCATCCCGGCCAAACGCGGGTATCTGAAACCAGTTGGCGAATGGAATACTCAGGAGGTGATTGCCAATGGCGACCACATAAAAATCACGCTCAACGGTACAGTTATCTTGAACGGCAACCTTCGCGAAGCCACCAAAAACGGCACTGCCGATGGTAAAGAACATCCCGGCCTTTTCAACAAAAAAGGGCACATCGGATTTTTAGGCCACGGTTCGGTGGTGAAATTCAGGAATATCAGAATAAAGGAGCTATAG
- the fabG gene encoding 3-oxoacyl-[acyl-carrier-protein] reductase: protein MKLLEGKTAIITGAARGIGKAIAIVYAKNGCNVAFTDLAINEAAQETEKELNAMGVKAKAYASDASNYEDTKRVVGEIVADFGRVDILVNNAGITKDGALKRMTEEAWDLVINVNLKSVFNFTQAVQPIMWKQAAGSVINMSSVVGVSGNANQCNYSASKAGIIGFTKSAAKEMGARGIRHNAIAPGFIITEMTGVLPEDVKKAWESQIPLKRGGTPEDVANTCVYLGSDLSSYVNGQTIHVCGGMNM from the coding sequence ATGAAATTATTAGAAGGCAAAACTGCTATAATTACAGGTGCTGCGCGCGGAATAGGGAAAGCCATTGCTATTGTTTATGCAAAAAATGGTTGTAACGTTGCTTTTACCGATTTGGCCATTAATGAGGCCGCTCAGGAAACCGAGAAAGAATTGAACGCTATGGGTGTTAAAGCCAAGGCTTATGCTTCAGATGCTAGTAATTACGAGGATACAAAACGAGTGGTTGGTGAAATAGTAGCCGACTTTGGCCGTGTAGATATTTTGGTGAATAACGCCGGTATCACTAAAGACGGTGCCTTAAAACGAATGACCGAAGAGGCATGGGATTTGGTTATTAATGTTAACCTTAAATCAGTGTTTAACTTTACACAAGCAGTTCAACCCATCATGTGGAAACAAGCAGCGGGTAGTGTGATAAACATGAGCTCTGTGGTAGGTGTTTCAGGTAATGCCAACCAGTGTAACTATTCTGCTTCAAAGGCAGGCATTATTGGTTTTACCAAATCGGCAGCCAAGGAAATGGGTGCCAGAGGAATCAGACACAATGCTATTGCACCGGGTTTTATTATTACCGAAATGACCGGTGTGTTGCCCGAAGACGTGAAAAAAGCCTGGGAAAGCCAGATACCTCTGAAAAGGGGTGGTACTCCGGAAGATGTGGCCAACACTTGTGTTTATCTAGGTTCAGATCTTTCTTCCTACGTGAACGGACAAACTATTCATGTTTGTGGTGGTATGAATATGTAA
- a CDS encoding beta-N-acetylglucosaminidase has translation MQLRIFFLSIAIMGFQTLFSQKVQIQPTPQIVSQPSGHILKPEEVRIIGANSADKEAVKLLKSLFSISESKKGFPIYLGEKSDKAIRKYKSQIPNKAEGYYLSIEKNKIVVAGNDERGTYYGMQTLKQLLVDGKLPLLNIKDYPDITARGVVEGFYGTPWNYEDRVSQLKFYGANKLNTYIYGPKDDPYHRSPNWREPYPAKEAKAIKELVQVANHNHVDFVWAIHPGMDIKWNTADRDAAISKFEAMYDLGVRAFAVFFDDISWEDSNAAKQADFLNYLDDNFVKVKKNVLPLILCPTEYNKSWSKIEKGYLPTLGEKLNPSIHVMWTGDRVISDIDRQGLEWINQHIKRKAYIWWNFPVSDYVRDHLLMGPAYGLDTGASDLMSGFMSNPMEFAEASKVAIYSVADYAWNIKAYQSMEAWERALKAVMPNNCEMFRVFAIHNADLGPNGHGYRRDESWEFKEIAEKYLNEVKSGKWKVETIADVQQEFIQMMMSAKTLLQSTDNPALIDEIEPWLLQFRLLGESGLALTHLQVALEKNDKAYFKKLYSYIKLLKEEMFKNSNSLNQNPYQPGVKTGSLVIEPLINNALAELSKQYAQRYNEELPSIANYIPHLIYTNLNQVENLPIRYLHKTISISPLLEVLKVPANGYVGIELVPEQTVLHSKINMGLDEFPEWAKIQVSADGDNWTDYQGKYNGRKEWVGGKLEGLYRFVRMVNTSANEQECYLKRFEVKIK, from the coding sequence ATGCAATTAAGAATTTTCTTTTTATCGATAGCGATTATGGGTTTTCAGACCTTATTTTCGCAAAAGGTTCAAATTCAGCCAACACCGCAAATAGTTAGTCAGCCATCCGGCCATATTTTAAAGCCCGAAGAGGTGCGGATTATCGGAGCAAATAGTGCCGATAAAGAGGCGGTAAAATTATTGAAATCACTTTTTTCAATAAGTGAAAGTAAAAAAGGCTTTCCTATTTATTTGGGCGAAAAGTCGGATAAAGCGATCCGTAAATATAAGTCTCAAATCCCTAATAAAGCAGAGGGTTATTATCTTTCAATAGAGAAGAACAAAATTGTGGTTGCAGGTAACGATGAACGCGGCACTTACTATGGAATGCAGACTTTAAAGCAGCTGTTGGTCGATGGCAAGTTGCCACTTTTAAACATTAAGGATTACCCCGACATTACCGCCCGTGGAGTAGTAGAAGGTTTTTACGGAACACCCTGGAACTACGAGGATAGGGTGAGTCAGCTTAAATTTTATGGTGCCAATAAGTTGAACACGTACATCTATGGCCCCAAGGACGACCCCTATCACCGATCCCCCAACTGGCGTGAGCCTTATCCTGCCAAAGAAGCAAAAGCCATTAAGGAATTAGTTCAGGTGGCCAACCATAATCATGTTGATTTTGTATGGGCCATCCATCCGGGCATGGATATTAAATGGAACACAGCCGATCGTGATGCAGCCATTAGCAAATTTGAAGCGATGTATGATTTGGGTGTAAGGGCCTTTGCCGTGTTCTTCGACGATATTTCATGGGAGGATAGTAACGCGGCTAAGCAGGCCGATTTTCTTAATTATTTAGATGATAATTTTGTGAAGGTGAAGAAAAATGTGCTGCCCCTAATCTTATGCCCCACGGAATATAACAAAAGCTGGTCAAAGATCGAGAAAGGGTATCTGCCTACGCTGGGAGAAAAACTGAATCCTTCAATTCATGTGATGTGGACCGGTGACCGTGTGATATCAGATATCGATCGCCAGGGCTTGGAATGGATTAATCAACACATTAAGCGAAAAGCTTATATCTGGTGGAACTTTCCGGTGTCGGATTATGTGCGTGATCATCTGTTAATGGGGCCGGCTTATGGATTAGACACGGGTGCCAGCGATTTGATGTCGGGATTTATGAGCAACCCAATGGAGTTTGCCGAAGCATCCAAAGTGGCCATCTATAGCGTGGCCGATTATGCCTGGAACATAAAAGCTTACCAATCGATGGAGGCATGGGAGAGAGCCCTGAAAGCCGTGATGCCTAACAACTGCGAGATGTTCCGGGTTTTCGCCATCCACAATGCCGACCTAGGACCTAACGGGCATGGCTATCGCAGGGACGAATCGTGGGAGTTTAAAGAGATAGCAGAAAAATATCTGAACGAGGTTAAATCCGGAAAGTGGAAGGTGGAAACCATAGCTGATGTTCAACAAGAATTTATTCAGATGATGATGTCGGCAAAAACCCTGCTGCAAAGCACAGATAATCCAGCATTGATTGATGAAATCGAGCCATGGTTGCTGCAGTTCCGTCTGTTGGGCGAGAGCGGACTGGCGCTTACCCATTTGCAAGTAGCGCTCGAAAAGAACGACAAAGCCTACTTTAAGAAATTGTACAGTTATATCAAACTGCTTAAAGAGGAGATGTTTAAAAATAGTAATTCTTTGAACCAAAACCCTTATCAACCTGGCGTTAAAACAGGTAGCCTGGTTATTGAGCCGCTTATTAATAATGCACTGGCAGAGTTGAGTAAGCAATACGCCCAAAGGTATAACGAGGAGTTGCCGTCCATTGCCAATTACATACCGCACCTTATTTATACTAATTTAAATCAGGTTGAAAACTTGCCCATTCGTTACTTACACAAAACTATTTCTATCTCACCATTGCTCGAGGTACTAAAGGTTCCGGCAAATGGTTATGTGGGAATAGAATTAGTTCCGGAGCAAACCGTATTACACAGCAAAATAAACATGGGCTTAGATGAATTTCCCGAATGGGCAAAAATTCAGGTTTCGGCAGATGGTGATAACTGGACTGATTACCAGGGTAAATACAATGGCCGAAAGGAATGGGTAGGCGGAAAGCTGGAAGGTTTGTATCGCTTTGTGCGAATGGTAAACACCTCAGCCAATGAGCAAGAATGTTACCTGAAGCGATTTGAAGTAAAAATAAAATAG